In Cervus elaphus chromosome 16, mCerEla1.1, whole genome shotgun sequence, a single window of DNA contains:
- the ACP1 gene encoding low molecular weight phosphotyrosine protein phosphatase isoform X2: MAEQVTKSVLFVCLGNICRSPIAEAVFRKLVTDQNISDNWVIDSGAVSDWNVGRSPDPRAVSCLRNHGINTAHKARQVTKEDFATFDYILCMDESNLRDLNRKSNQVKNCRAKIELLGSYDPQKQLIIEDPYYGNDADFETVYQQCMRCCRAFLEKVR, from the exons ATGGCTGAGCAGGTGACCAAGTCGGTGCTGTTCGTGTGTCTGG GTAACATCTGTCGATCACCCATCGCAGAAGCGGTTTTCAGGAAACTTGTAACTGATCAAAACATTTCAGATAAT TGGGTCATTGACAGTGGCGCTGTTTCTGACTGGAACGTGGGCCGGTCACCAGATCCAAGAGCTGTGAGCTGCCTAAGAAATCATGGCATTAACACAGCCCATAAAGCAAGACAG GTTACCAAGGAAGACTTTGCCACTTTTGATTATATACTATGTATGGATGAGAGCAATCTGAg AGATTTGAATAGAAAAAGTAATCAAGTTAAAAACTGCAGAGCGAAAATCGAACTACTCGGGAGCTATGATCCACAAAAACAACTTATCATTGAAGATCCCTATTAT GGCAACGACGCGGACTTTGAGACCGTCTACCAGCAGTGCATGCGGTGCTGCAGGGCCTTCCTGGAGAAGGTCCGCTGA
- the ACP1 gene encoding low molecular weight phosphotyrosine protein phosphatase isoform X3 → MAEQVTKSVLFVCLGNICRSPIAEAVFRKLVTDQNISDNWRIDSAATSTYELGNPPDYRGQACMKKHGIPMSHVARQVTKEDFATFDYILCMDESNLRATTRTLRPSTSSACGAAGPSWRRSADQAVPLWPRLVPPGHVSTVNSVPSEPRLQPSLQLTRCFSPDKIIVDGNQSLCLARVNKKSLIQIVYGVRVP, encoded by the exons ATGGCTGAGCAGGTGACCAAGTCGGTGCTGTTCGTGTGTCTGG GTAACATCTGTCGATCACCCATCGCAGAAGCGGTTTTCAGGAAACTTGTAACTGATCAAAACATTTCAGATAAT TGGAGGATAGACAGTGCAGCGACATCCACGTATGAACTAGGAAACCCTCCTGATTATCGGGGGCAGGCTTGCATGAAGAAGCATGGTATCCCCATGAGTCACGTTGCCCGGCAG GTTACCAAGGAAGACTTTGCCACTTTTGATTATATACTATGTATGGATGAGAGCAATCTGAg GGCAACGACGCGGACTTTGAGACCGTCTACCAGCAGTGCATGCGGTGCTGCAGGGCCTTCCTGGAGAAGGTCCGCTGACCAGGCCGTCCCGCTGTGGCCCAGGCTCGTCCCCCCAGGCCATGTGTCAACTGTCAACAGTGTCCCTTCTGAGCCAAGGCTGCAGCCCTCCCTTCAGCTTACTCGCTGTTTCTCACCTGACAAAATAATTGTAGATGGAAATCAGTCTTTGTGTTTAGCAAGAGTAAATAAAAAATCTTTGATTCAGATAGTTTATGGGGTAAGAGTTCCTTAG
- the ACP1 gene encoding low molecular weight phosphotyrosine protein phosphatase isoform X1: MAEQVTKSVLFVCLGNICRSPIAEAVFRKLVTDQNISDNWVIDSGAVSDWNVGRSPDPRAVSCLRNHGINTAHKARQVTKEDFATFDYILCMDESNLRATTRTLRPSTSSACGAAGPSWRRSADQAVPLWPRLVPPGHVSTVNSVPSEPRLQPSLQLTRCFSPDKIIVDGNQSLCLARVNKKSLIQIVYGVRVP; the protein is encoded by the exons ATGGCTGAGCAGGTGACCAAGTCGGTGCTGTTCGTGTGTCTGG GTAACATCTGTCGATCACCCATCGCAGAAGCGGTTTTCAGGAAACTTGTAACTGATCAAAACATTTCAGATAAT TGGGTCATTGACAGTGGCGCTGTTTCTGACTGGAACGTGGGCCGGTCACCAGATCCAAGAGCTGTGAGCTGCCTAAGAAATCATGGCATTAACACAGCCCATAAAGCAAGACAG GTTACCAAGGAAGACTTTGCCACTTTTGATTATATACTATGTATGGATGAGAGCAATCTGAg GGCAACGACGCGGACTTTGAGACCGTCTACCAGCAGTGCATGCGGTGCTGCAGGGCCTTCCTGGAGAAGGTCCGCTGACCAGGCCGTCCCGCTGTGGCCCAGGCTCGTCCCCCCAGGCCATGTGTCAACTGTCAACAGTGTCCCTTCTGAGCCAAGGCTGCAGCCCTCCCTTCAGCTTACTCGCTGTTTCTCACCTGACAAAATAATTGTAGATGGAAATCAGTCTTTGTGTTTAGCAAGAGTAAATAAAAAATCTTTGATTCAGATAGTTTATGGGGTAAGAGTTCCTTAG
- the ALKAL2 gene encoding ALK and LTK ligand 2 — MHGPGRPLLLGLLLVLGAAGPGRGGAERREAADRQTLLRLIVEIVQELRKYHSGESKRLQLSGRQDYILDRREVADYAYPEEQRVEIVPRDLRMKDKFLKHLTGPLYFSPKCSKHFHRLYHNTRDCTIPAYYKRCARLLTRLAVSPMCMEG; from the exons ATGCACGGACCCGGGCGCCCCCTCCTGCTGGGGCTGCTGCTCGTGCTGGGGGCGGCGGGGCCCGGCAGGGGCGGCGCGGAGCGCCGGGAGGCCGCGGACCGACAGACGCTGCTGCGGCTCATCGTGGAGATCGTCCAGGAGCTCAGGAAGTACCACTCGGGGGAGTCCAAGAGGCTGCAGCTCTCGGGCCGGCAGGACTACATCCTGGACCGCAGGGAGGTCGCCGACTACGCCTACCCCGAGGAGCAGAGAGTGG AAATTGTCCCTCGAGATCTAAGGATGAAAGACaagtttttaaaacatcttaCAG GTCCTCTGTATTTCAGCCCAAAGTGCAGCAAACACTTCCACAGACTTTACCACAACACCCGAGACTGCACCATCCCCGCAT ACTACAAGAGGTGTGCCCGGCTTCTTACTCGGCTGGCAGTCAGCCCAATGTGCATGGAGGGATAA
- the ACP1 gene encoding low molecular weight phosphotyrosine protein phosphatase isoform X4 → MAEQVTKSVLFVCLGNICRSPIAEAVFRKLVTDQNISDNWRIDSAATSTYELGNPPDYRGQACMKKHGIPMSHVARQVTKEDFATFDYILCMDESNLRDLNRKSNQVKNCRAKIELLGSYDPQKQLIIEDPYYGNDADFETVYQQCMRCCRAFLEKVR, encoded by the exons ATGGCTGAGCAGGTGACCAAGTCGGTGCTGTTCGTGTGTCTGG GTAACATCTGTCGATCACCCATCGCAGAAGCGGTTTTCAGGAAACTTGTAACTGATCAAAACATTTCAGATAAT TGGAGGATAGACAGTGCAGCGACATCCACGTATGAACTAGGAAACCCTCCTGATTATCGGGGGCAGGCTTGCATGAAGAAGCATGGTATCCCCATGAGTCACGTTGCCCGGCAG GTTACCAAGGAAGACTTTGCCACTTTTGATTATATACTATGTATGGATGAGAGCAATCTGAg AGATTTGAATAGAAAAAGTAATCAAGTTAAAAACTGCAGAGCGAAAATCGAACTACTCGGGAGCTATGATCCACAAAAACAACTTATCATTGAAGATCCCTATTAT GGCAACGACGCGGACTTTGAGACCGTCTACCAGCAGTGCATGCGGTGCTGCAGGGCCTTCCTGGAGAAGGTCCGCTGA